The Cydia amplana chromosome 1, ilCydAmpl1.1, whole genome shotgun sequence DNA segment ACTTTTACCAtggtattttcacggaaacgcaagaactattttagtcagtctcagtacttacctaaaaaaatacctactgatGTGGACTATTAGGTAGTAGCataacaaatacgaacgtttccgagaaaatccGATGGCGAAGTATTGTTCACAATtgttcactacatctgtacacaaTATTCATGTCAATGATTGTCTTACGCAGCGTaatacgtaggcgaacaacacgcgaaaccgaagcgaagcgatgcggcgcggggtgaaataagtacctataagtgtCCTacatctcgttgcgaacgcgaacgccatgggcccgccgcgccgcaccgcgccgcttcgcttcgcattcacgagttgttcgcttacgtaagacgcagcatTATATTTCCCTTGGAACAACGTAGCCAGAGTCACTGGTAATATTGGGAGCCGGTGGGCGGGTACACGTAAATACCCATGTCGTCCAACTTCTGTTGCAACTCGCGTTCCTCTTGGACCAGGGCCTGAAACGTTCCAAAATTGGGATTCGTTTTGACACCTGCTTTATAGCCTATTTAGGCCGCGTAGCTTTCTAAATTGATAGTCGTGGTGGGCCGTGGATAGAATCAACGTGGGAAGCAGTTTGTCAACAACGAGCACAAATgggtaggtacattaggtacgaTCTAATTTATTAACTAATATTGTTATTTGTTTAAAAGATAAGATCAAACTAATAATATTTAGATACGAGCTTTGGAAAAAGTgtgaggcctttgcccagcagtgggacactatatGGGCTCATGTGGctcctaataataaaaaagagcaaagtacctaagttaagtcaattaaattataaataaattcttaaacacaataattaattaattcatattATAGTGTTTTTCAAACAGCATGTTCTGCTAATACGTATGTTTTCGTTATATATAAGTACTTTAGTATTATTACTGTTAGATTAGGTTAGCCAATGCTGGCATCGAAGGGGCTACGAGTATTTTATGCAAATTAAGACGACTCACATAGATAGGATCGGCTCTGAGAGTGGCGTGGTTTTGTTCTCGAAGCTCCTGCAGTGACGTGAGCAGGTTCACGGTGTCCACGTTAGCATTTGTTAATTGGGTCTGAAATCAGATAAGCGGTAAAAAATAATACGTCACTGACGataacaaaattgaaaaaaaaaaaactacgtcAAAATAGATGACAATTATAGAAGGTCACTAGCTGAatatttgtggctttccattagataagggtccttatgcttcatgtgcaataagaacgtttttatcagaatttctgttggaatttcagatgGAAAGGACCTGttgcacttgaagcataaggaccctacTGTGATGGAGAGCCACATTTACTCAGGAAGCATTGAAGCTGCAAGGCATATACTGCATAACTCTGCAGGAGGTAGTTGGCTGAAACCAGATGCAATATATATGCATGACATGCATCTAGTTTCGGTTCTTCCCAGAACATGCAGAATGTGAAATGAGCTACgacatggggttcttcaaaaagcGGGTATTCAGGGTTGTCAAGGGTCGGAAACGCATAAGTGGCTCCTCcaatgttgcttatgtccaggGGCGACAGAGACCGCCTTCCATCAAGCTGCtcatctgctcgtttgcttaCTATCACATAAAAAAGCGTGCACTGACCTGCAACTCCAGCATCTCCTGCAGCTGGTCGCGGGAGGCCTGCTGCGCCTCGTTCAGCAACTCGCTGTACCTGCTCTCGGACCGAAGCTCGTTTTCAAGCTCCAGGGCTAACACGTCTCTCTCCCCGACTATCTCTTCGTCTGGAATTAGGGAGTGAGtgttatacaaatatttttatctgATGGAATACAGGTGTTATTTTTGTCCATGTATGTGTACTATCTATTCGCATCAgttatttatttcctttattaagaggcaacaggattggtcatttctccatacaaacgtactcgactgtttcctccgtgggttttgaagctagagcaatgattttttcaacacagattaatattgtcaatatctgtgtaggaccgttttgttttttttgatatttttgttttttaaggcgctagagcccttcgaaaatggccaaaatggcctaattgtctatgccgcaatgagaggcgtg contains these protein-coding regions:
- the LOC134653822 gene encoding uncharacterized protein LOC134653822, giving the protein MNQNISDAEISSCHEIEEMRREAERVALEALRRRLNDIIRLAIEEDEEIVGERDVLALELENELRSESRYSELLNEAQQASRDQLQEMLELQTQLTNANVDTVNLLTSLQELREQNHATLRADPIYALVQEERELQQKLDDMGIYVYPPTGSQYYQ